The following proteins are encoded in a genomic region of Heptranchias perlo isolate sHepPer1 chromosome 6, sHepPer1.hap1, whole genome shotgun sequence:
- the aamdc gene encoding mth938 domain-containing protein isoform X2 yields MSSPQIASLSWGRMKVQDSATAYKDCKVWPGGSRTWDWRETGTDHYPGVQPADLEEIINKGIQTLVIGRGMNEALQVHPKVMGGPFCPACNECTVLSKSLF; encoded by the exons ATGTCGTCTCCACAAATAGCTTCACTTTCTTGGGGTCGCATGAAGGTCCAAGACTCTGCCACTGCTTATAAGGACTGCAAGGTGTGGCCAGGAGGTAGTCGTACCTGGGACTGGAGAGAAACGGGGACTGAT CACTACCCTGGAGTACAGCCAGCGGACCTGGAGGAAATCATTAACAAAGGCATTCAGACATTGGTTATTGGCCGCGGGATGAACGAGGCTTTACAG GTTCACCCCAAGGTCATGGGGGGGCCCTTTTGTCCTGCGTGTAATGAATGTACTGTGCTAAGCAAGTCCCTGTTTTAA
- the aamdc gene encoding mth938 domain-containing protein isoform X1, translated as MSSPQIASLSWGRMKVQDSATAYKDCKVWPGGSRTWDWRETGTDHYPGVQPADLEEIINKGIQTLVIGRGMNEALQVSSRTLDYIKSKGVDVKVLQTEEAVREYNKLAGQGARVGGVFHSTC; from the exons ATGTCGTCTCCACAAATAGCTTCACTTTCTTGGGGTCGCATGAAGGTCCAAGACTCTGCCACTGCTTATAAGGACTGCAAGGTGTGGCCAGGAGGTAGTCGTACCTGGGACTGGAGAGAAACGGGGACTGAT CACTACCCTGGAGTACAGCCAGCGGACCTGGAGGAAATCATTAACAAAGGCATTCAGACATTGGTTATTGGCCGCGGGATGAACGAGGCTTTACAG GTTTCTTCCAGAACGCTGGATTATATTAAGAGCAAAGGGGTTGACGTGAAGGTCCTTCAGACGGAGGAGGCTGTGCGAGAGTACAACAAGTTGGCCGGTCAGGGCGCACGAGTAGGAGGAGTCTTCCATTCCACTTGCTAA